The following are from one region of the Bacillota bacterium genome:
- the rplK gene encoding 50S ribosomal protein L11 codes for MAKKVAAIVKLQIPAGKATPAPPVGPALGQHAVNIMAFVKEFNARTADQAGMIIPAEITIFEDRSFTFVCKTPPAAVLIKKAAGVETASGEPNRRKVGRISEAKVREIAELKMQDLNAASVEAAMRMVSGTARSMGIEVVK; via the coding sequence GTGGCGAAAAAAGTTGCAGCTATTGTCAAACTGCAAATTCCCGCCGGCAAGGCCACGCCCGCGCCCCCGGTTGGTCCGGCGCTTGGCCAACACGCCGTGAATATTATGGCCTTTGTAAAAGAATTCAATGCTCGCACTGCCGACCAGGCAGGCATGATTATTCCGGCTGAGATTACCATTTTCGAGGACCGTTCTTTTACTTTCGTTTGCAAGACTCCCCCGGCGGCAGTGTTAATCAAAAAGGCTGCTGGGGTGGAAACGGCTTCAGGTGAACCCAACAGGCGGAAAGTAGGTCGTATCAGCGAGGCTAAGGTGCGTGAAATTGCTGAGCTAAAGATGCAAGACCTTAACGCCGCCAGCGTGGAAGCGGCCATGAGAATGGTCAGCGGCACTGCGCGCAGCATGGGTATTGAAGTGGTGAAGTAA
- the nusG gene encoding transcription termination/antitermination protein NusG has protein sequence MSRGEEKQWYVVHTYSGYENKVKTNLEKRVDSMGMQDKIFRVLVPMEDQLEIKDGKKKITRKKVFPGYVLVEMFMSDDSWYVVRNTPGVTGFVGPGSKPIPLREHEAQAILRQMGIEEAKPRLKLERGQNVRLVDGPFEGFMGTVDEVLADRGKVRVHISLFGRDTPLEVDFMQIEKM, from the coding sequence ATTTCCCGTGGTGAGGAAAAACAATGGTACGTGGTCCACACGTACTCCGGTTACGAAAACAAGGTTAAAACTAACCTTGAAAAAAGAGTTGATTCCATGGGCATGCAGGATAAGATTTTTCGGGTATTGGTGCCGATGGAAGATCAACTGGAAATTAAAGACGGCAAGAAGAAAATCACCAGGAAAAAGGTTTTCCCGGGCTATGTCCTGGTGGAAATGTTTATGAGTGATGATTCCTGGTATGTGGTTCGCAATACACCGGGAGTTACTGGTTTTGTCGGACCGGGATCCAAACCGATTCCGCTTCGAGAGCATGAAGCCCAGGCAATCTTACGACAAATGGGTATTGAAGAGGCTAAACCCCGCTTGAAACTGGAGCGCGGCCAGAATGTGCGCCTGGTAGATGGGCCCTTCGAGGGCTTCATGGGTACTGTAGATGAAGTCCTTGCGGACAGAGGCAAAGTAAGGGTGCATATTTCGTTGTTTGGCCGAGATACTCCCTTAGAAGTAGATTTTATGCAGATCGAGAAGATGTAG
- the secE gene encoding preprotein translocase subunit SecE: MARFFREVRAELKKVIWPSRAEVTTYTAVVIVSVVIVAGLIWVVDSAVARLLILLIK, encoded by the coding sequence ATGGCCCGTTTCTTTCGTGAAGTGCGTGCCGAGCTCAAGAAGGTCATTTGGCCCAGCCGGGCAGAGGTAACCACTTACACTGCTGTTGTTATCGTATCGGTGGTTATTGTGGCTGGTTTGATCTGGGTGGTGGACTCTGCTGTTGCCCGGCTGCTGATACTGCTGATTAAGTAG
- the rpmG gene encoding 50S ribosomal protein L33: protein MRVRVTLACSDCKRRNYTTTKNKKKTTNRLELKKYCPFCKNHTVHRETK, encoded by the coding sequence GTGCGCGTGAGAGTGACACTGGCTTGCTCTGATTGCAAGCGGCGTAACTATACTACGACAAAAAATAAGAAGAAAACGACTAACCGACTAGAGCTTAAGAAGTATTGTCCCTTTTGCAAGAACCACACTGTGCACAGGGAAACGAAGTAA